A window of Costertonia aggregata contains these coding sequences:
- a CDS encoding RNA polymerase sigma factor codes for MLKWLYLVLVGKRPQQGTYSYDGLSDEELVGKITKSNNALLFGVLYDRYVERVYNKCYGFSKSEKEAEDLTQDVFLLLFVKLASFKGMSKFSSWLYSFTYNFCVNYVNRDKARKMRDNSTNIEDKAHELPVDVPDKDILEMRSGKLKRALDRIDAEDKSILLLKYQDDVSIKELAVLLEIGESAVKMRLKRAKARIVEIYNTLP; via the coding sequence TTGTTAAAGTGGCTATACTTGGTTTTAGTGGGAAAAAGGCCCCAACAGGGAACATATTCCTATGATGGCCTATCGGACGAGGAATTGGTCGGTAAAATAACAAAGTCCAATAATGCACTACTGTTTGGGGTGCTATATGATAGGTATGTAGAAAGAGTGTACAATAAATGTTATGGGTTCTCAAAGTCGGAAAAAGAGGCGGAAGATCTTACCCAAGATGTTTTCCTGCTCCTTTTTGTAAAACTTGCCAGTTTTAAGGGGATGTCAAAATTTTCGAGCTGGTTATACTCATTTACGTATAATTTTTGTGTGAACTACGTAAATCGTGACAAGGCACGTAAAATGAGGGATAATTCTACCAATATTGAAGACAAAGCCCATGAACTTCCTGTTGATGTGCCAGATAAGGACATATTGGAAATGCGTTCTGGTAAATTAAAAAGAGCATTGGATCGCATTGATGCAGAGGACAAAAGTATTTTATTGTTGAAATATCAAGACGATGTTTCAATAAAAGAGCTGGCCGTACTTTTGGAAATAGGGGAAAGTGCGGTTAAAATGAGACTTAAAAGGGCAAAGGCCCGCATTGTGGAAATATATAATACACTACCGTAA
- a CDS encoding arginine decarboxylase produces the protein MNTKYIDLIEQTYFFPQDEFTLNGDYLQFHGIDLQELIVKYGSPLKFTYLPKISENIGRAKNWFANAIEKNGYQGKYHYCYCTKSSHFQHVLHEALKNNIHIETSSAFDINIVEQLKSVGKIKDDTFVICNGFKRAQYIENIGRLINNGHRNCIPIIDNYEEIDLLSDVIEDDFQVGIRIASEEEPKFEFYTSRLGIGYKNIVPFYENQIKNNEKVELKMLHFFINTGIRDNAYYWNELVKCLKVYVRLKKICPSLDSLNIGGGFPIKNSLAFEYDYQYMIDEIINQINITCAEANVPVPHIFTEFGSFTVGESGGAIYEILYQKQQNDREKWNMIDSSFITTLPDTWAINKRFIMLPINRWNDEYERVLLGGLTCDSDDYYNSEQNMNAIYLPKYKRDKPLYIGFFNTGAYQETIGGYGGLQHCLIPQPKHVLIDRDEEGNLVTSLFNPQQKAEDLLKILGYGTAGITNKKQQETDFVSKQ, from the coding sequence ATGAATACAAAATATATCGATTTAATCGAACAGACCTATTTTTTCCCACAAGATGAATTTACCTTGAACGGGGATTACCTACAATTTCATGGTATAGACCTTCAAGAACTCATAGTGAAGTACGGTAGTCCGTTAAAGTTTACCTATTTGCCCAAAATTTCCGAAAATATTGGCAGGGCCAAAAACTGGTTCGCCAATGCTATCGAAAAAAACGGTTATCAAGGAAAATATCATTATTGCTATTGTACAAAAAGCTCCCACTTTCAGCATGTGTTGCACGAAGCGCTCAAGAACAATATCCATATAGAGACTTCCTCTGCCTTTGATATCAATATTGTGGAGCAGCTTAAAAGTGTTGGTAAAATAAAGGACGATACTTTCGTTATCTGTAATGGTTTTAAACGTGCCCAGTATATAGAAAATATTGGTAGGCTGATAAACAACGGGCATCGTAACTGTATTCCTATCATTGATAATTACGAAGAAATTGATTTGCTTTCAGATGTTATCGAAGATGATTTTCAGGTAGGTATTCGTATTGCATCAGAAGAAGAGCCCAAGTTCGAATTTTACACTTCTCGCCTGGGCATTGGTTACAAGAATATCGTTCCGTTTTATGAGAATCAGATCAAGAACAATGAAAAAGTAGAGTTAAAAATGCTACACTTTTTCATTAATACGGGAATAAGGGATAATGCCTATTATTGGAATGAACTGGTCAAATGCCTAAAAGTATATGTCCGCTTAAAAAAAATATGCCCGTCTTTGGATAGCTTGAATATTGGCGGCGGGTTCCCCATTAAAAATTCGTTGGCTTTTGAGTACGATTATCAATATATGATCGATGAAATCATCAACCAAATCAATATAACCTGTGCAGAGGCAAATGTTCCCGTGCCGCATATTTTTACTGAATTTGGAAGTTTTACGGTCGGCGAGAGTGGTGGTGCCATTTATGAAATCCTATATCAAAAGCAGCAGAACGATCGCGAAAAGTGGAACATGATCGACTCCTCTTTCATTACGACCCTACCTGACACCTGGGCCATAAACAAACGGTTTATCATGCTGCCTATCAATCGTTGGAACGATGAATACGAGCGCGTGCTGCTTGGCGGACTCACTTGCGATAGCGATGATTATTACAACAGCGAGCAGAATATGAACGCTATTTACCTGCCCAAGTACAAACGCGACAAACCACTGTATATCGGGTTTTTCAATACGGGAGCATATCAAGAAACCATTGGTGGCTATGGTGGGTTACAGCATTGCTTGATACCGCAGCCCAAACATGTTTTGATCGATAGGGACGAGGAAGGCAACTTGGTGACCAGTCTTTTTAATCCACAGCAAAAAGCAGAAGATTTATTAAAGATATTGGGGTATGGTACCGCAGGGATAACAAATAAAAAACAACAGGAGACCGATTTTGTTTCTAAACAATAA
- a CDS encoding deoxyhypusine synthase family protein — MKKTKGAISHFIEKYYLHFNAAALVDAAKGYETQLNQGSKMLVSLAGAMSTAELGKIFAEMIRQDKVHIVSCTGANLEEDIMNLVAHSHYKRVPNYRDLTPQDEWNLLEKGLNRVTDTCIPEEEAFRRIQEHIVKIWKDAETKGERYLPHEYMYKLLLSGVLEEYYEIDLKDSWMYAAAEKNLPIVCPGWEDSTLGNIFASYVLKGELKASTMKSGIEYMTFLADWYTDNSSKGIGFFQIGGGIAGDFPICVVPMLYQDMERTDTPFWSYFCQISDSTTSYGSYSGAVPNEKITWGKLDIDTPKFIIESDATIVAPLIFAYLLDM, encoded by the coding sequence ATGAAGAAGACTAAAGGGGCTATTTCCCATTTTATCGAAAAATATTATTTACACTTTAATGCAGCGGCCTTGGTCGATGCGGCTAAGGGGTACGAAACACAATTAAACCAAGGTTCAAAAATGTTGGTTTCTTTGGCAGGGGCCATGAGTACGGCCGAATTGGGCAAAATATTCGCTGAAATGATACGGCAAGATAAAGTACACATCGTTTCGTGTACTGGGGCCAATCTGGAAGAGGATATCATGAACCTTGTAGCCCATTCGCATTATAAACGTGTGCCCAACTATCGTGATTTGACACCGCAAGACGAGTGGAATTTACTAGAAAAAGGGTTGAACCGTGTGACCGATACCTGCATTCCCGAAGAGGAAGCTTTTCGCAGAATACAAGAACATATCGTAAAAATCTGGAAGGACGCCGAAACCAAGGGCGAACGCTACCTACCGCATGAATACATGTATAAATTATTGCTCTCGGGCGTACTGGAGGAATATTACGAAATAGATTTGAAAGATTCTTGGATGTATGCCGCAGCGGAGAAAAACCTGCCCATTGTTTGTCCCGGTTGGGAAGATAGTACCCTAGGCAATATTTTTGCCTCTTATGTTTTAAAAGGGGAATTAAAAGCAAGTACCATGAAATCGGGTATCGAGTATATGACGTTTTTGGCCGATTGGTACACCGATAATTCATCCAAAGGTATTGGCTTTTTTCAGATCGGTGGCGGTATTGCGGGTGATTTTCCTATTTGTGTGGTGCCAATGCTCTATCAAGATATGGAGCGTACCGATACCCCGTTTTGGAGCTACTTCTGTCAGATAAGCGATAGTACCACAAGTTATGGTTCATATTCCGGGGCGGTACCCAATGAAAAAATAACATGGGGAAAGTTGGATATCGACACCCCTAAATTTATCATAGAAAGTGATGCGACTATTGTGGCTCCCTTAATTTTTGCTTACCTTTTGGATATGTAA
- the speB gene encoding agmatinase, protein MNTKKNYAGIADEFAQLETAKVVLIPVPYDGTSTWGKGADKGPQAFLEASENMELYDIETASEVYEQGIHLTDAITENSSPEAMVNAVHKTTKEFIKRNKFVTLFGGEHSISIGSIRAFNECFDNLTVLHIDAHADLRESYDGTKFNHACAVHEAAQTTNLVQVGIRSMDAIEKTFMDEEKTFFAHDMVNDEYWMDKVVEAMTDNVFITFDLDALDPSIMPSTGTPEPGGLLYYETLEFLKQVFEEKNVVGFDIVELCPSETDRSSDFLAAKLYYKMLSYKFMGQDVDSDYDNTYDVDFKNNNSTKFEDEED, encoded by the coding sequence ATGAACACAAAAAAGAATTACGCAGGTATCGCTGACGAATTCGCACAATTGGAGACCGCAAAAGTGGTTTTGATTCCCGTTCCCTATGACGGTACAAGTACTTGGGGCAAAGGCGCAGACAAAGGTCCACAGGCCTTTTTGGAAGCTTCGGAAAATATGGAGCTCTATGATATCGAAACCGCTTCAGAGGTATATGAACAAGGTATACATTTGACTGATGCCATTACCGAGAACAGCTCACCGGAAGCCATGGTCAATGCCGTGCATAAGACCACGAAAGAGTTTATCAAGCGCAATAAGTTCGTTACCCTTTTTGGCGGGGAACATTCCATCTCAATCGGGAGTATTCGTGCCTTTAATGAATGTTTTGATAATTTGACCGTATTGCATATTGATGCCCATGCCGATTTGCGCGAGTCGTACGACGGCACAAAGTTCAACCACGCTTGTGCCGTACACGAGGCTGCCCAGACCACCAATTTGGTGCAGGTCGGGATTCGCTCTATGGATGCTATCGAGAAAACCTTTATGGACGAGGAAAAGACATTCTTCGCCCATGATATGGTCAATGATGAATATTGGATGGATAAGGTGGTAGAGGCCATGACCGATAATGTGTTTATCACCTTTGACCTAGATGCGTTGGACCCTTCCATTATGCCATCAACAGGTACACCGGAACCGGGTGGATTGCTCTATTATGAAACCCTTGAGTTCTTAAAACAGGTTTTTGAAGAAAAGAACGTAGTGGGTTTTGATATCGTAGAACTTTGCCCCAGTGAAACGGACAGGTCCTCGGACTTTTTAGCGGCAAAATTATATTATAAAATGTTGAGCTATAAGTTTATGGGGCAAGATGTAGATAGTGATTATGACAATACGTATGACGTAGACTTTAAAAACAATAACAGTACAAAATTTGAAGATGAAGAAGACTAA
- a CDS encoding mechanosensitive ion channel family protein gives MEDIGNLATKSLTSILEDIVGVLPGILGAIIVITIGWIIIKIIAFVLKKILRLAKIGKLSDKINDAKLFGDESEVKIDISKLIIGFIKGFLWLTFIIVASDVMGLDIISTEIANLLRYLPVLLSAIVIFMIGMFAAKLIKNALVNIFDSMGVGGSKIVSGIIYYIILIFVMVTALNQAGIDTAIITSNITMILGAFLLAFAIALGLGAREVVGDLLRTFYARKSYAIGDKIKTKKVEGTIEDIDSISVTIKTEKGKIVLPIKKLTENTVEIE, from the coding sequence ATGGAAGATATTGGAAATTTAGCGACCAAATCACTTACCTCTATACTTGAGGACATCGTAGGTGTTTTACCCGGTATCCTAGGGGCTATCATTGTAATAACCATCGGTTGGATCATCATCAAGATCATTGCCTTTGTATTAAAGAAAATCTTGAGATTGGCAAAAATCGGTAAGTTGTCCGATAAGATAAACGATGCCAAATTGTTCGGTGATGAAAGTGAGGTTAAAATTGATATTTCCAAACTTATCATTGGTTTTATCAAAGGCTTTTTGTGGCTCACTTTTATTATTGTGGCCTCCGATGTCATGGGGCTGGACATCATCTCAACCGAAATCGCTAACCTGTTACGCTATTTGCCCGTACTCCTTAGTGCCATTGTGATCTTTATGATCGGTATGTTCGCTGCAAAACTTATAAAGAACGCACTGGTGAATATTTTCGACTCAATGGGTGTGGGCGGTTCCAAGATCGTAAGCGGTATAATTTACTATATCATATTGATTTTTGTGATGGTGACGGCACTCAATCAAGCGGGGATAGATACTGCTATCATTACCAGTAACATCACCATGATATTGGGGGCTTTTTTATTGGCCTTTGCCATAGCCTTGGGCCTTGGGGCCAGAGAAGTGGTAGGCGATTTGCTGCGCACCTTTTATGCCCGTAAGAGTTATGCCATAGGAGACAAAATAAAAACCAAAAAAGTAGAAGGGACCATTGAAGATATCGATAGTATTTCGGTAACCATAAAAACCGAAAAGGGAAAAATTGTATTGCCCATCAAAAAATTGACCGAAAACACCGTAGAGATAGAGTAG
- a CDS encoding SDR family oxidoreductase — protein MENVLVAGANGTTGKKIVTLLKESQYFNPIAMVRKEEQVGQFEKDGVETVLGDLENDISHAVKNIDKIVFAAGSGGKKVIEVDQEGAKKLIDASLKKPIKKFVMLSSMGAEHPESADELKDYLKAKHNADEYLKKSDLTYTIVRPGSLTNEKGKGHIILDKSLNKKGSISRDDVAQTLVRVLHDDAAPNETFEILEGDMLIGKALEQV, from the coding sequence ATGGAAAATGTATTAGTAGCGGGTGCAAATGGTACCACAGGTAAAAAAATAGTAACCCTTTTAAAAGAATCGCAATATTTTAATCCTATTGCAATGGTTCGTAAAGAAGAACAGGTTGGGCAATTTGAAAAAGATGGGGTCGAAACTGTTTTGGGCGATTTGGAAAATGATATCTCACATGCGGTAAAAAATATTGATAAAATAGTTTTCGCTGCCGGTTCAGGAGGTAAAAAAGTAATCGAAGTAGACCAAGAAGGAGCAAAAAAACTAATAGATGCTTCCCTAAAAAAACCGATTAAAAAGTTTGTAATGTTAAGTTCAATGGGCGCCGAGCATCCAGAAAGTGCAGATGAGCTAAAAGATTATCTAAAGGCCAAACATAACGCCGATGAATATTTAAAGAAAAGTGATTTAACTTATACGATAGTAAGGCCGGGAAGTCTTACCAACGAAAAAGGAAAAGGCCATATAATTCTAGATAAAAGCTTAAACAAGAAAGGTTCTATCAGCAGGGACGATGTTGCACAAACTTTGGTAAGAGTGCTCCACGACGATGCCGCACCCAACGAAACTTTTGAAATTCTGGAAGGTGATATGTTAATCGGAAAAGCATTGGAACAGGTATAA
- a CDS encoding dihydrolipoyl dehydrogenase family protein, with protein MKGQKFDVFVIGSGSAGQTVAETCARNGFKVAIADNRIFGGTCANRGCDPKKVLLAATEVWERSNNLKGKGITTTASLNWKQLQKFKRKFTSPVPAGTESKLKDLGIHLYHQNPEFINDNTLVVEGKTVQADKIVIATGRIPRLLDFEGSHHLKTSDDFLELKKIPKSIVFIGAGYIGMEFAHMAARAGSKVTIIERGERPLKNFDPNLVEHLKNVSQDLGITFIFNAEIKKIEQLRKNLNISYQSEGKEKSLKAKMVFNTAGRIPAMYELELEKGNVAYSEKGIIVNKYLQSTSNANVYACGDVTDHSLPLTPLSGLEGHMVSENIVHGNKKKIDTPVIPSSVFTLPHLASVGLSEEEAKKRYKNIKVNYKSVPKWFNAKRLQESAYAYKIIINERTETIVGAHLLSANAAETINLFAMAINNDLTSEQLRKMIFTYPSWSYDIKSMM; from the coding sequence ATGAAAGGCCAGAAATTTGATGTATTTGTAATCGGAAGCGGTAGTGCAGGACAGACCGTCGCCGAAACCTGTGCGAGAAATGGATTTAAGGTCGCTATAGCCGATAATCGTATTTTCGGAGGAACCTGTGCCAATAGGGGGTGTGACCCGAAAAAGGTACTTTTGGCCGCAACCGAAGTTTGGGAGCGCTCCAACAATTTAAAGGGAAAAGGCATTACAACTACTGCATCCTTAAATTGGAAGCAACTTCAAAAGTTCAAGCGTAAATTTACTTCACCGGTACCGGCAGGTACTGAGAGTAAATTGAAAGATTTAGGAATTCACCTATACCATCAAAATCCTGAATTCATTAACGATAACACGTTGGTCGTTGAGGGTAAAACGGTACAAGCCGATAAAATAGTAATCGCCACAGGGCGAATACCTAGACTATTGGATTTTGAAGGTAGCCACCACCTCAAAACCAGTGATGATTTTCTTGAGCTTAAGAAAATACCCAAAAGCATTGTTTTCATAGGCGCAGGTTACATTGGTATGGAGTTTGCCCATATGGCCGCAAGGGCGGGCAGTAAGGTAACCATTATCGAGCGTGGCGAAAGACCACTAAAAAATTTTGACCCCAATTTGGTCGAACATCTAAAAAACGTTTCTCAAGACCTGGGCATAACTTTTATTTTCAATGCTGAAATCAAAAAAATAGAACAGCTCCGTAAAAATCTTAACATAAGTTATCAGTCAGAAGGAAAAGAGAAATCTTTGAAAGCAAAAATGGTTTTTAACACGGCTGGTAGAATTCCCGCTATGTATGAATTGGAACTAGAAAAAGGGAACGTAGCATATTCCGAAAAAGGAATCATAGTAAATAAATATCTTCAAAGCACATCAAATGCAAACGTATATGCCTGTGGCGATGTCACCGACCATAGTTTACCGTTGACCCCTCTTTCTGGTCTGGAAGGCCACATGGTCTCCGAAAATATAGTTCATGGGAATAAAAAGAAAATCGATACCCCTGTTATACCTTCGTCCGTATTCACTCTTCCCCATTTGGCATCGGTCGGACTTTCAGAAGAAGAAGCCAAAAAACGCTATAAAAATATCAAGGTAAACTACAAATCAGTTCCCAAATGGTTTAACGCAAAACGATTGCAGGAGTCTGCCTACGCTTATAAAATCATTATTAACGAGCGAACCGAGACCATCGTTGGTGCACATCTACTTTCCGCCAACGCAGCGGAAACCATTAATTTGTTTGCCATGGCCATTAATAACGATTTGACTTCAGAGCAATTAAGAAAAATGATTTTTACTTATCCCTCATGGTCCTACGACATCAAAAGTATGATGTAG